Below is a window of Excalfactoria chinensis isolate bCotChi1 chromosome 9, bCotChi1.hap2, whole genome shotgun sequence DNA.
gcagctcaGTACCTGAGGAACACACCCTGGATCCATCGCTGGCCACTCGCAACAGGACTGTGtgagctggatgtggctctgggcaacctggtctggtggttggtgaccctgtcTGTGGCAAGGggagccattctatgactgatTCTATGACTCACCTTCAGTGCAACTTCAAGAGCTCAAAGAGAACTTCTGGGCTTCCTGCACACCTCTCCAGCAAGATCAGTAGTGGGGGGTGGAGGAGAACAGACTGCACTTGGGAAAGCACAGTTTGAAGCAATAAGCACACATTAGCAGGAAAGCCTTGGCATGACTTCCAAATTAACATTGcttaatatttataatattttctAACTTCACATCTAGTTTTTCCAGACCTGCTCAAGATCATCCCTGCCAGCATCCACGTCAGCATCATTGTCTTCTGCATGGTGCTGATCATCTTCACACTGGTGGCAATGGGCTTTTTCCTGTACAATGCCTTTGGCAGCCCCTACGAAACACTGCATGGCCCCGTGGGGCTGTACCTGTGGAGCTTCATTGCCTGTAAGTAccctctgcaggctgcagcgTGGGGCCACTGCACGGGGACCAAACAGAACATGGGGGGCAGGCAGAAGGGGCTGGTTTTGCTGCATGGCTTTATGCACAGCAGATGCTGCCCATGGTGGTTTGGCAGCAGGGCAGATGGGAGCCAACCCCCAGCAGTTGGGCAGTTCCAGCAGCCCACAGGCCCCAGGGACCTGCAGCTGTTCCTACAGGCATGATGGGCATCTTGTGCTCCTTCCAGGTTCCTGCGGCTGCCTCATCATGATCCTCTTCTCCTCCGAGGTGAAGATCCACCACCTGTCAGAGAAAATCGCTAACTTTAAGGAGAAAAGTTTCACATTTAAGACTCACAGCGAAAGGTTTGCAGACTCCTTCTGGATCATCCTGGCCTGCTCCCTGGTGCACTTCCTCAACGCGCTGCTGATACGCCTGGCCGGGTTCGAGTTCCCCTTCTCTAAACCCAAGGACTCAGGGACAGCCACTGGTGCCGCAGACCTGATGTATTAAAGTCAAACAGCATGAGGAGGAGGTGTTCATCACTGCCACCTTCAGCAGCCACCACCTGCACCAGCTTCTGAAGAAGTTAAAAACGAGAGAAGGTTTCAGATAACTGTTGTTGTGACAGTAAATAAAAGATAACATGCTAGATGACAAACCCAGATCAGAATACCCCTTCTCTCTTGGATTAAAGCCTTACTGAGG
It encodes the following:
- the CLRN1 gene encoding clarin-1, whose product is MPTPQKKILFCLAGVFSFVCALGTTAAIGTQLWVKGTILCKTGALLVNATGPELEKFIGEIQYGLFHGERVRQCGLGGRPFQFSFFPDLLKIIPASIHVSIIVFCMVLIIFTLVAMGFFLYNAFGSPYETLHGPVGLYLWSFIACSCGCLIMILFSSEVKIHHLSEKIANFKEKSFTFKTHSERFADSFWIILACSLVHFLNALLIRLAGFEFPFSKPKDSGTATGAADLMY